Genomic window (Phycisphaerales bacterium):
GAATGAACCCGCGTGGCTATCACGCAACCAACATCCTGATCCATGCCGTGAACGCCGCGCTGGTATTCCTGCTGGCGCGGCGGCTGCTCGGCGCCGCTCGCCCGCATTGCCCGATCCGGACGCTGACCGTCAGCTCGCTCCTGGCGGCCGTGGTCTGGGCCGTGCACCCCCTGCGGGTCGAGTCCGTGGCCTGGGTGACCGAACGGCGCGACGTCCTGAGCACCCTGTTCCTCCTTGGCGCGGCGCTCGCCTATTTGCGGGCGGTCAGGCGCGGTGGGCCGGGGGTCGCCTCTATCCCGGCGTACTTGTTCGCCATCGCGCTGCTTGGGTTATCGCTGCTCTCGAAAGCCTGGGGCATGACCTTTTTCGTCGTCGCTCTCACACTCGATGTTTACCCGCTGCGGCGCGTGCACACCGCCGCCCTTTTCTCGGCGAAGGGCCGCGGCATCCTGCTGGAGAAGATCCCTTTCGCCGTGCTCGGACTGCTCTTCGCCGCCCTCGCTGCCTACGCCCAGAAGTCAACCGGCAAGGCCGTGGCCTCGCTGGAATCATGGACGATCGCCGATCGCGCCCTCCAGGCCTGCTACGGCCTGGTCTTCTACCTGTGGAAGACCATCGCCCCGACCAGCCTCTCCCCCATGTACGAGAAGCCTCCGCACATGGAACCCACCGACCCTGCGGTGGCACTCAGTGTCATCATCGCGCTGGGTGCGGCGGGGCTCCTCGTCGCCGGCCGCAAGCGGGCGGCAGGCGTGGCGGCGGTCGCCTTCACCTACCTTGTCATCCTCTCGCCCGTGCTCGGCGTGCTCCAGAGCGGGCCGCAGCTCGTGGCCGATCGCTATTCCTATGTGGCGCTCATCGGCGTGACTATCGCGGCGGCAGGCGGGTTCGCGATGCTGCTGGATCGCTATCCATCGGTGAACCGTGCCATTCTGGCGGGCGTGGCGATCCTCATCCCCTGCGTGCTTGCGCCCCTGGCCTGGCGCCAGACCACCCTCTGGCAGGACAACGACCGACTCCTCGCCCGCATTATCGAGACAGGGAACGCCGGCCCCGCGGTCATGCTCTCCTATGCCGACGCCCTCGCCAACCGAGGC
Coding sequences:
- a CDS encoding tetratricopeptide repeat protein yields the protein MPRPDGRSDEQHAGPLPSWPALVAFVLAIVPFIPAFSAPFVGLDDAAVLLSVDGYRGLGPDNLRWMFTTTHMGHYQPLTWLSYAIDHALWGMNPRGYHATNILIHAVNAALVFLLARRLLGAARPHCPIRTLTVSSLLAAVVWAVHPLRVESVAWVTERRDVLSTLFLLGAALAYLRAVRRGGPGVASIPAYLFAIALLGLSLLSKAWGMTFFVVALTLDVYPLRRVHTAALFSAKGRGILLEKIPFAVLGLLFAALAAYAQKSTGKAVASLESWTIADRALQACYGLVFYLWKTIAPTSLSPMYEKPPHMEPTDPAVALSVIIALGAAGLLVAGRKRAAGVAAVAFTYLVILSPVLGVLQSGPQLVADRYSYVALIGVTIAAAGGFAMLLDRYPSVNRAILAGVAILIPCVLAPLAWRQTTLWQDNDRLLARIIETGNAGPAVMLSYADALANRGQLEQAIPVYQEILERSTQDGRVWTSLGQVQRRLGRFREAEASLLHGMDNNPEPWQPAVELALMYLKEDELNRPEQAIAILRFAIDDVERPGRPPGLTPGGGGRPYLLMAIALDLTGNPQAARPMLEKAAQFPALRDEALRIMRELDVP